Part of the Zonotrichia leucophrys gambelii isolate GWCS_2022_RI chromosome 12, RI_Zleu_2.0, whole genome shotgun sequence genome, CCTCGTTGATATTTGCCCACGAATAGCTAGGAGACTTAGGCACCATAAATCACAAAGCtccaaaaaatatatttattattcttAGCATTTTACGCATTATTTGCGGAGTAGAGTGTATTAGAAATTTCAAAACAGCAAGCATGACTGGCAAGGCTTGCCTATAGAAACTCTCTAAAGCTTTTAGAGTCAGGAAACAGATACACAAAGTTTCATTATCTTTAACGTACAGATATCCGGATAGGAAACTACTACCAGGAGCTTagaaaggacttttttttttttttaatcagtcaaatgaaaatacaaagtaTAGGTGACTCCATGGAAAaataataggattttttttaacagtaggGGATTGTCTGGGGAGGGAACCAATATTAATATTGCCAGAGACTATAAGAGTGAAAATTACTTCATGGCTtttatacaaataatttttgagtGGAGAGCAGTAGCTTTGACTCAtctgatttgttttgcttttctgaagcTGGAACTTTTTTTTAGTCCATGGTGGAGGACATTCATGCTCATAACCCTTTCGCTCCCAGTGCGCGCCCAAACCGTCCCAAGAGGCCAAGTAAATGagcaattaaattaaaagctgTCATCTGAGGACAAACGGGGCGCAGGACACACGATCCCGCGTGCATTGTGAGCGGCAGGGAGGCTGGGACAGCGGCTCGGGGCTCCTGCCCGgacgggacgggatgggatgggggcgGAGGGGGAGATGTGCCCCGAGGCACGGCAGTGACCCCGCCGTGACTGCCCCGGCGCAGGGTACAGTACAGCTCGGCTCCACGCAGGGGCTCAGCACAGACGAGGCACGACCGGCTCGTGCCTGTGGGTGGTCCCGCTGCCTTATTTATCCCCTAACCCAGGAGAAATAAAGACACCTACCAGCCTTCGCTTGGGTTTAATGAGAGGTCGGTTTTGCCCGTTCATTTTGTGGTAGAGCCCGCAGGCGTTACACAGGTAATGCCCGGTGCCGTCTCTTCTCCAGAGAGGGGTAGCAGTGGCTCCACAGTTCACACACTCTCTGCCTTCTAAAAGGAAAcatgaagaaaacagatttctttctttaaaaacaaattcacaAAATCTTTCTGCATTGTCCTTTAGGTATTTTTCAGAAGTCAAAACAGTGTGTTAATTCTGTTAATTAAGCACAACCAGGCAGCAGTGACATCTACAGTACAGGCAGCAAGGAGCTCAGTGTTTCAAGAACCCCCAGGCTCCAGTGAGTATTTTATGTCATGATCTCTGCAAAGTGAGAAAGAGTGACACTTGTATTGTGTCAGATGGAAGTTATCATTTCAGCAAGAACTCCCTGAGTCCTCACTGGGCACCGCTCCCCTCCCGGATCTATTGCACTGCGGTGGTGAAATCCCGGGTTCCCCTGCCACAGAAACACGCGTAcacatgcaaacacacacacctgcaaacacacagcacCTTAGAGACAGAGTCAGAGGAAGAGGTTTTCTAGAAATAAATCTAAGCAAAAATACCTCCAattctgctctttcttttctgttgcaAATGCTACGGGATGAGAAAGTAGAGCAGAGCAGACTGGGAAAGGACACAAAATACTAGACTCTCAATTATGATTTTTGTTCTAAAGGCATAAAAATGCTGTTAATGCTGTTCTTTGAGAAAGTTCAGTTTCACTGGACATTACTGTAAAAACAGGCTTGagtgcttttctgtttctgtgatttttcaacAATCCAGCCTGGATTTGGTAGGGAGCAGTTTACCTTCATTATTAGTTTTAGTACTATGTGGTAAACATAGCATTGTAGAATGGCTGcattaaataaaacacaacaTGTAACTCCAAGATATCTGTTCCTGCATCAGAGAGCTTCTTGCTAAAAGTTCATTTGCCTTGGATGGTTTGAGGGCAGGTCTGCTTAATATAGAAATCTCTCTTAATACCGTTTATGCAAATCCTACAGTATTTAACTGGAAAGGAAATTCTTTTTGCTAATAACTGAAGCAGGCCATGTTGAGTTCAGCGGGGCTCGTGTCTGCCTTAATCTAGGGAGTGGGTAGCTTTTAAACAACACAGTCTGGAGTGAGAAATGAGGGGAGCTCTGCGGCACTGCATTTGCAGCTCTTGTCCCTCCTAGGGCAGGAAGCTGCAGGAGTCGTCCTGTCGTGAGTCTTAGTTTTCCTACAAAAACACTGAGTGGTCACGAACTTTCCCCAGTTCCTTACACTGGGAGCTCCctcacagagggaaaaaaaaaaaaaaagaagaaactctaaaacaaaagaaaaaaagtccttgtTTCCCCCATGTAAAAATCAGCAGCAGCTATGggacaaaatttttaaaaaagctactCAGGATCCTTCTTGTCTTTAGAGACCTGGATCTTGAGTCAGATTCCAGACTCAGGAGATTTGGACTACCCATTGCCTGTAGCTTCTCTTCTAGGCACTAAAAATGCATACATATAGCAGCAACTGCCTGGAAataacagcagaaaaagaatgtatttttcccttcccaggaaTCATTTGAAACAGTACTGATGAGCTTGTAAAATAGCTGGTATTTTTGTTGCAAAACTCATAAGAGATCACATTTCTAAATTATTGTCtacttaaataaaaacatgtagTGTATTCATAAGCAAATATGTTCAATGGAATACATATGCAAATGCCTATAGggccatttatttttaaaggactgTCTAAATTCAGCCCCAATATATTGCAGTTAATTTCCTTCCATTGGTGAGAATACTAAACCAAGAAGGTCAGTAGAATCACATAAATTGTCATAATTTGTGTCTAGCTGTATAACTACTGTGATTTCAAAGTGGGGTCAAAACTTTGTTCATCGCCTTATTTACAGATTTAGGACCGCACTTTTAGAAGAAATGCAAGGAAGAGTGAGCATGGGAAAGGTCTGCAGGCAGTTGTTTGGAAGCAGAGATATGTCTGAttcagggtaaaaaaaaaacgGGGGGGGACGTATTTTCTAGTTAAAGTTAGGCTGGAGTAACTTAGCAGTGACTGGACACCTTAGTCTTTTGCACTGGTATGTAAACTATATTTGAACTTTTGCTCTTGTAAAACGCGAAGGGAAAAAGGCCCTTTGCGATCTGAAGGGGACAGGCCAGGGAAGTTTCGCTTTCATCTTGCGCTGGAGCTTTGGGTGGTGTTAATGGAGAGACGTGGAAATTACGGAGGGAGAAATACCTATGGCTGGAAAGTCCCCATGTGTCATCCATGGGGGCTTGCCTGACTTGAGGGAGCAGGGTCGAGCCGGAGCCCCTCGGGAGCCTGAGGCCTGCTTTTCTCCGATGAAAAGGGTTCGGGTTTCTTTCTCCATATAAATCCCTCTTTGTACAGCGCGGGCTGCTGGCTCAGCCTGCCCCGGTCCCGCGCCCCGCGGCCCGTTCGAGCGCCCTGTGTGCATCGGCGCCcgcaggagcccagcccaggctccatcTCCCACTTCTAAAAACCCAGAAAAGCAGAACCGAGCAGTCACCTGTCCCCCTGCCCCGAAACGGGCCAGCACAAGCTCACAGCCTCGCAGCAGCCCACATGCTCGCCCCGAGAGCCCGCACGAAGCCCGGGAGCGCGGCCCTTCCAGGCGGGACACGGCTGCGACACTCACCCGAGCAGGACCGAGCCTTGCTCCGCGGCTTGGGGGTGAAGCTGGACGCGGGGCCCCCCAGAAAGCTGCCCGGGTGGAAAAGGCTGCTGCTGTAGTCGTGGGCTGCCGGCACGTAGGAGGGGTAGGTGGGGATGGGGTGGTGGGTGGAGGGCTGGGCCCCCATGCTGGTGAGGCTGCTTCTGAGCGGGCTGGCGCTCTCCATCTTCATCCCCTCCGACAGCGACACTTGGTACTTGATGCTGTCTTTGTCCTCCTGCCGAGCCCCAGCGGAGGAAGAAGGGGAGGCGGCGCTGGTGGAGTTGGGGTCTGGGGACACTTCCTTGGGAGGGGTCGGAGGGAAGCCGAAGAGGTGGGAGCCGGAGTGCGAGGCCGGGGTGAGCGAAGACACGGAGGcggtgctggaggtgctgctgcccgGGTACACCGAGATGGCCCCAGGCGCTCCGGCCGCCGAGGGGTGAAGGGGTGTCTTGGTGAAGGGGCTGACGGTCCAGGGGTTGTGGTGATGGGCAGACAGTGCCGCcttgctgctgtccagccaaGGGATCCCGGGGCTGTGGATAAGGTGAGGCCGGCACATTTGACTCCCGGTCAGGCGGGCTGTAGGAACACAAGAGCGATTGGGGTCAGCGTGGGGCGGCTCAGCCCGGAGCGGCCGGGGAAGAACCCAGCTCCCCGTGGCTGGGCAGCCGGAGGAAAGGCGGCCACGGGAGACACTCCACAACCCAGGGAAGAGCACCCAGGCTGGtgcagcagccccttccccctgtCCCATCTGAGGGAGATACCAGCCAGCCCGGCCAGAAGGAGtaaggggagcaggaggggcacTCAGGCAATCCCTTTCCTCCCACCCCATTCCTAGGAAAATGCAGCAAACCCCTTTTTACTCTGTCTTTCTGAGCTGCCGTAATGCTCTCTCTTCGGCTCCTAAGAACACCCCCAAATAAAATCCATCGCCGGTTTGAATCGGTTTGTATTTTGCATCCGGGAAGTAGCCGTGTCTGAGAAGTTTTAGCCCGTGCGCACAGTTTCCCCTTCCTCTCTCACCtcccccctttctttccctcccctccGCTAGCCCTTGGTTATCCCTAGGGTTAAAACCCACCCGTGCCTGCCTGTCTATCCTGTTTTCGATCTCCTTTTCCCCGGCTCCGACACACCGAGGCGGCCCCGAGAGAAACTCCTCACCCCGCGCAGGACACCCGCGGCTCGCACGGCGGGGAAGGGGCCGCGGTGCTCATTTACCGTGTGCCTGGCTGTACGAGACCCTGGCCCGGGCATGGGCGGAATTGGCGTAGTAAGGGTTGCCCTGTGAGTCCAGGTGGTTGAAGAAGACGTCGACTTCATCCGGAGGTAGGAGCTGCGCCGGTTCCATGTAGTTGTGAGGCAGCCCGGGGTGGTGGCTGTCGGGGTGCTGCCCGTTGAGCACGGCGTGGTGGGCCATCCAGCGAGGCTGATCCGTGGCCACCTCCATGGCCTTGGGCCTCCCCTCTCAGCCACCCCCAGGCCAGGAGCGAGCGGCGCTCGGTGGGGGCGGGGAGTGCTGCTCGGGGGGTCGCTTTGGACGCTGCCCGCTGGGTTTTAGGAGATTGGGGTGGCTTTTCTTCGAAAGAAAACTGCCGGGTGACTGGAGCGCGCCCTCTGAGGAGTGGGAGAGGACCCCTGAAGTCAGCGTGTCCCTCCGTCAACAGGCGGGCAGTGGAGGCAGGTCCGGGGAAGCGCCAGGGCAGCACCTGTAGGGAGAGACAGGAGGGTTTAGGAGCTCGGCAGCCGTGGGTGCGCTGCTCGCCGGGCCGGCTCCCGGCCGGCTTCTTTTCCCAGAGGTACatggaaggggagggggaagcagagcccctcctccctgccaaaAATATCCTGTCCCCAAAACTCCTTGCCTTGCTCTCTCCCTGCTCATTGCCCCGCAAAATAAACAGAGATCCATTTCAAACTCTTaactaaaaacaaaaaggaaaaaagaagggaaaggaagggaaaaaaaaaaaaaggaaaaaagggaaaaaaggaaatagtttCGTtatcccccccccctcctcgCTAGAAACGTCAATAGGAGTTTTTCCAGCTGGCTTCAAAAGCGGGGTAAAAAAGGAAGAACGGCAGAACTAATACAGCGTAGTTCTAGCAAGAACTCCGACTgacacaaaaggaaaaggagggggagaAATAGGGAGGGGGTAGAGAAGAAGAGTGGAGAGAAGGGTGTTTAGAGAAAGCAGCGAGTGCGCCCTGGCAGTGGCGCGGCGACCCCCCCGCGCCCCACACTTACCCGGCGCGGGAGGCTGGGAGGCGATGAATGCCGGCGTGGAGGATGCGAGTGCGGCAAGGAGGGGGAGAACGGAGGGGGAATTAAAAAAGcgaagagggagaggagggggcaAAGGCAGAGCGAGCGCGGGAAGAGCCGAGGAGGCTGGATGGAGAGTGTTACTCAGATGGCAAAGCCGCTGCTCTGGCCGACTCGGTCCCATCCCCGCGCATCCTATATGAGCGCTGGCGCCAGCTGGCCGCGGCGCCGCAGACGGGCCGGGGTGCGCAGGGCCGGCGGCCGGGCCAGCCAATCCCGCCGCCCCACACCGCCCCCAACCGCACCCCCGGCCCCAAACGGAGCCGGCCCGGGGGGGGAGCGCGGCAGACCCCCCTCCTCCGCCCCTCTGCCCCCGCTCGCAGCATCTCGCCCGGCAGCGCCGTGGGGGCTTTCCCCGCCCGGGCGCTGCACGCCCCTGCGGGGCGGGGACGGCCGAACGGAGGGGGTCCCGCCGGGGAGCGCGGGATGCGGAGCGGGGAGGGGGGGACCGAGCGGAGATGGAGTGCGGGAAGGGCTCGGCCATGGGGCTGACTCCGCCGGGTGCTGCCCCGCCGCTGAGCCGCGACTTTCAGCGCCGCCGCCGGGATGCCCGCGGCTGGAAATCGGCACCGGGGAGATAAATATGCTAAAATCCCTTAAATCAGGCACAGCGGCGCGCAGCCGGGAGCGGGACAAACCTCAGCCCGGTCACATTAGTTTGAAATAACTGTCTGGATcgggaaaaaataattaaaaacaaataattgcAAGGCTCCGCGCTGACCCCGGAGACCGACGGGACGAGCAGGGcccgggcagcggggccgcTCCGAGacggctgcagggcagggacggACCCGGCCCGTAGTGCTCGGTCCGGACCCGGACTGGGGCTGGCTGGCAACCCTGGGCCCGgggagccgagccgggccgggcacAAGGACGCTGGGACGGAGTGCAGCCTTCCCAGCGAGGCTGCGACATCGctaatgcttttttttatttccccaacctcacaattttttcctaaaataattaataacaaaaaccaaacattaGTTTTACTATTTGCAATTATTCGTGTGCTTTGGGGCGGCGAGTGGAGGTGCATCCCGAATCAACAGGCGTTTTCTGCGGAGTTTGTGGTGCAGCTCAGCGGCAGCAGCCGGGGCGCCGGTCTGCCTTCGCCACCCGCGAAGGTGCGGATAAACCGGTCCGCCTTTGGGGcggaaaataataataatgggaAAGGCACAAACAACTCCCCGGAGCGAGGCCGGGCGCTGCTGCATGTCCCGTTTCCCAGGCGCTCCTGTCCCGTTCCTCAGCCGCTGCTttcggggaaaaagggaaacGCTCGATCGCAATCCTCCGGCCCTCCTGGCTGGGCGCGGGCGAGGACACCGtccctgcccggggctctgGGCTCGCGGCTCCAGCCCGACGGCGCGGCCGGGGCAGGGGGCGCGGGGCATCGGGGCCGTGCGGGTTCgccccgggggctgcgggcgggggCAGCCCCGaggatgctgctcctgctgccgctgctgccgctgcccccgggccgcccccgcggcgggcagcgctgggggctgggagctggagccgGCCTCCCCCGGCCCGACCGCCCCAGTCACTACGACGCCGGGGCTCTGACGTCACCCGTCACTGCCAAATTCGCCAGGAaatgaactttttaaaaaataataacaataataataataataataatggcaataataataataataaagctCCTTTTCCTCGCTGCGGAGCACGTCTGGTCGGAGCGACATGGGGCTCCCTCTCTTGTTATTCCCCCCGCCACTACTCGTTGTCCCCCTGTAACCTTCCCCCAAGGGACCCTCAAGGCAGCCCCCCGGGGGGAACGCACAGCGCAGCCCGCGGGAGCGGGGGCCATACTGGGGGACCTGAAGGTTGGGACAGGGGGAGGCGATTACgcttccccccctcccccttctcATGCTCTCCTGTGTCGCCTCCTCCGCCCCAAGCCCGGGTGTCCCGCTCCTCCCGGCCCCCTGACCTCGGGGCTGTGCGGTGGCGCCGGGACCGCGGCGCCCCTCGCCCCCTCCTGCCGCTGCGGGGGGGTCGcaagcggcggggccgggcagctCCTCCGGCGGCTGCCGGGCGCGGAAGGGGCGGTGGATGGAGCCGGGCTGCTCCCGGGACCGGCTGGTTGGCCCGGGCAGGCCGGGGACAGGCGCTGGGCCGGGCTTGGTGGGAGAGGGGCCGGGGTGCGGGAGGGCAAATGCGGAGAGTGCCCGGGAGCCTCAGTCCCGTGGTGACCgggaggaaagggaaacaaagcaaaaattaaaaaataaaaaaatcaaaaagggAAAGTTAAAAGGCAGTGAGAAAACCAAGCGGGCTTTCCAAGAATCCAGCTTCTCCCCCCGAAGCATTCTCTTTCTAAATGCACCAAAATCACCCAAGGGTGAATCCATCATCCGAAAATGGATTGTATCACCcgaaaaaggatttttaaatgttttgaaatatttataactATAAAGCAAACGCTGCCCTTTGCAGGTAGATCCCCTCGGCGCCTCGTTGTACCCAGCcggaggcggcggggccggggtgCGCCGTGCCCGTGAGCCCCGGCCGGCggagcagggctgtggtcaGCCGGGATCACCCGGGCCTCGCCGGCTCCCGCCGCCAGCCAAATCCAGCTCCTCGCTACATGCTTATTAATTAATTTGGATGTTTTAATTACTGTTCTCCCGCCGTCAGCACGGGGACgcgattttggggtttttttttgggggggggggaatggggtGGGCTGTTTGTTTTAGGCAGGTGATAAAATCGCAGTTAACGAGCTGATAATTCGTTcgtgtttgttttaaaagacaaattGTAAAGATTAATCAGGCGGCTTGATTTATGGCGAGGCAGaccccggcgctgcccggccaGGGCTCCCTGAAGCCCCCGTCTCGGGTTACCCGAGGCCCGGCAGGcgaaggaaaacaaaaggggagagcgggcggcggcggcggctccggacCGGCTTCCCCGGCGCCCGCCCCACCTCCGGCCCGGGGGTCCGGCTACCAGCTCCTGCCGCCCGGTGCTCTCCTCCGGCGGCCGGCGCCTCTCCTCGCACCCATCTCTCGCCTTCTGCAACCCCTCCCATTCAAGCCCTTTGTAAAATAAATGACCCCTCCGGCAGGGATGAAAGATTTCTGCTGAGAGCCCGCCTGAGCTGGGAGACTTCCTAAGCTGGCGGCTCGCAGTatgttggtttattttgttctattttataattttatccaattttgttattttttaaattcctgacGCGCCCCGTCCCCGCTGCCTGGTTCTGGCGAACCGGGTGCCGGCTCTGGGCTCGGCCGCTCACCGCCCCGGCGGCACGGCTGAGGGTTTTAATTGAATTAATGCACCCGCCGGGAGCAGCAGCGAACTGCGCTGGCTGCTGGAGGCGGGCGGCTTAGCTCCGCTCCGCAGCCCGCCGCTCACACGGCTGGTTAAGCAGCTCTTCCCTCAATTTTCTGCCAAAGCTTCCCCGGAGAGGGTCCGGCCGGGCCCCCTCCTTCACCCCGCGCCTGCCAACCCGCTTTTACGTTCTTTCCCCCCTTCTTCCCCCGGGCACTACGGGCTCCGTTTTattacctttatttttattattattattgctgttgcaatttatttttctcttttaataagGGAGCTTTCCCAGATCTAGAAGCACAACTGGTTATTTTGATTTGATTGACAAGTGATGTCACATCATTAAGGGAGGGGGGAGACGACAACATGTTTTAGCAACAGTTAGCGGTGCCATGTGATAGAGTTGACACCTATTCTTGGGcagaggagaaggcagaaaacAAATAAGCCGGCGCCGCACACGGACCATTTATTTACATGTCCGGAGAGGGgattcttcctcttttttttccccccttcattCTGGGTATTTGGATCTGGGGAAAATTGTAACTGAGGAGACCCCGCAGACCCCAGGGGAGACCCCTCGTTCCTGGGGTGCCCCCAGGGCCACCCTGTCCCGGTGAGCGGAGACCGGGGCCGAGACCTCCTGTGCAGCATCGCCCGCTGCCTCCCCGGGGTGCAGCCCGCAGActccagcagggagggcaggaaaacTCCgtgaaaagaaaggagaagagggcGAGAGGGAAGCGCTCGGTGCTCAGCAGCGCACGGGGCCGCGGCGCTGCCGGTGCCGGCGGGCGGTGTGCGAGCCccgggctggggaaggggctgggagggttTGCCGTGGGTGTCCcgcccctgctcccctcctgcaggATGGGGAGAGCCGGCTCTGCCCCCGCCCGCAGGTAGGAGCCCCGGGCAGCGATCCCTGCGAGCAGCCCCCACACCCGCACAGGTATCTccttggattttggggggagagaaagttcttgctttctgccttaaaaaaaaaaaaaattctcgGTGTTTTCGGCCCTCTGGTCTTGTCTCCGCTTTGCTTTCCGTGTCCCCCGGCTCCCCCGTCCTGCGTTACTAAATCGTATTAATGGCTCCTGATAGGGTTATAAAGTGACACAGTTACGTCGTAACCACAAGACCCTGACTTAAACTgcattaaggaaaaacaaaaagaaaaacaaaaagaggggGGGAAAGCGCTAGAGATACGTCTAGGGGAATAAATCAcggaaaatttaattttttgcttgttttggtaAATAAGCTATCCCCATCCCGCAGGGGATTTCTGCGGAGTTTGTAGCCCACCGTGGGAGCCCTCGGTCCCACTCTCGCTCCCGACACGCTCCCGCACACGCCTTCACCTGCGCTTTGTCCGCAATTTGCCTGGTGCCCGCAGCCCCCCGGCTGGCCAGGCTGAAAAAtaaaggggaggaaaagcctCAAGCAGACCCCAGTCTGCCCACAAAACCGCCTTTTGTGTAAGTTCCCGAAGAGAAATGCGTGCGTGGGGAAGGGGGAGGTTGGACACGCGCAGCTTTGTCCAGAAAAAggtataattttccttttcaggagctgccaggaaaGATTTCGTTTGCAGGATCTCGTTAAttttatgtatatgtatatatttttgggggttttttctttcaaggTTATTTCGGAAGAAGCTGTTgtaggagggaggaaggaggccGACCCCGCAGGTTTGATTTGTTTCTCCTCAGGCAAAACTTTGGTGGGGAGAGACGGACCCGGCACGGTGAACGGGACTCGACTCACGCCTGCCCCGAGTCGCGGGGCTAAGCCAGGCCGGAGCTTAGACTTCcgaggaaaaaatatttgcgTTTAATAAAGATGCTCCGTGCGCCGGGGAAGAACAATCCCCGCCACCGAAACTCGCACTCCCTCAGTGAAATCGCTTTTCTTATTGAAATCGCATCAAAACCAGGCAGGCTTCGCTCCTGGAcgcttctctttttttatttttttttccttgccttccAGCCTGAGCACCTCAAAGCAAAAGGAGGATAAAGAGGGGAACTTTCCACATacaaaaacagaagaaaaaaaaaaaggcgaaGGGGTGAAAGCGTCGGCGGAGAGGAGCGGCCGTGCCCCGATGTGCCTGGGTAATTTTAAATCATGCAAAGCCCCGTAAAGCTGCCGCACGGGACTGGGACGGGAGGACTCCCCGGCAGGCAGGTGCAGAgagagcggggccgggccctgcCGCCTTTCGGGGCAGAACAAACCctcacatctcttttttttttttt contains:
- the GATA2 gene encoding endothelial transcription factor GATA-2 isoform X1 gives rise to the protein MEVATDQPRWMAHHAVLNGQHPDSHHPGLPHNYMEPAQLLPPDEVDVFFNHLDSQGNPYYANSAHARARVSYSQAHARLTGSQMCRPHLIHSPGIPWLDSSKAALSAHHHNPWTVSPFTKTPLHPSAAGAPGAISVYPGSSTSSTASVSSLTPASHSGSHLFGFPPTPPKEVSPDPNSTSAASPSSSAGARQEDKDSIKYQVSLSEGMKMESASPLRSSLTSMGAQPSTHHPIPTYPSYVPAAHDYSSSLFHPGSFLGGPASSFTPKPRSKARSCSEGRECVNCGATATPLWRRDGTGHYLCNACGLYHKMNGQNRPLIKPKRRLSAARRAGTCCANCQTTTTTLWRRNANGDPVCNACGLYYKLHNVNRPLTMKKEGIQTRNRKMSNKSKKSKKGSECFEELSKCMQEKSSPFSAAALASHMAPMGHLPPFSHSGHILPTPTPIHPSSSISFGHPHPSSMVTAMG
- the GATA2 gene encoding endothelial transcription factor GATA-2 isoform X2, producing MEVATDQPRWMAHHAVLNGQHPDSHHPGLPHNYMEPAQLLPPDEVDVFFNHLDSQGNPYYANSAHARARVSYSQAHARLTGSQMCRPHLIHSPGIPWLDSSKAALSAHHHNPWTVSPFTKTPLHPSAAGAPGAISVYPGSSTSSTASVSSLTPASHSGSHLFGFPPTPPKEVSPDPNSTSAASPSSSAGARQEDKDSIKYQVSLSEGMKMESASPLRSSLTSMGAQPSTHHPIPTYPSYVPAAHDYSSSLFHPGSFLGGPASSFTPKPRSKARSCSEGRECVNCGATATPLWRRDGTGHYLCNACGLYHKMNGQNRPLIKPKRRLRPGEQGLVVPTVRQPPRPYGDVMQTGTQFVMPVDSTINCTM